The Eriocheir sinensis breed Jianghai 21 chromosome 54, ASM2467909v1, whole genome shotgun sequence genome segment AGCCAGAGGTAAGCAGTTTAGACCGTCTCACACCTTGCTTGGTCTCATACTTAGCTTCGATGCAACTCGCAGGTGTCCCCCATAACGCACACCTTCCGTTTGAGGCTTTAAAATACTCCTTCTCCCAGTCCACGCGGTAGTTGAGAGATATCGAAGTTAGCCCTAATATCAAGGTACCCACAGCCCCCCAGGTGGACATCACAGGTGGGTTAGCGACGAGGTAATATGAGGCGAATGTATACAGAGATGGTACGAAGGCGAGACACCCCCAACATATATAGTACCCAGCTCTGTCTAAGATGATATCCAGGGTGTTGAAGTACCCAGTCTCCCACCAATAGAACTTCGCTAGATACACCGTTTGAAGGAGCGTGGAGACCAGATGAGGGAGACTGAACCCGTTTCTCTCCCAGCCGGCCAAGAAGAAGGTGATCACTAGGAGTTCCCAAGCCAGGAGACCGAATCGACAGTTGGTTAGTTGTTTGACATCGACCCCGAGAATGCGTGGATGCAGTTCGATACCCCGGTAGAACTCGTAGATAAGGGGTTTGGGTTTGATCTTCTCCCTGCTGCCCGGCCACTGCTTCCCCTTGACCAGCAGGAACACGCACAGCAGAAGAGCGAGGAGGTTGCAGCTAGCGATGATCTAGGAGTGGGAAAagagagattgagggaagggagtgggagggtgggaggggaggaagagagagaggaagggagagaaagagagggagggagagtgggaagggacgaagagagaggaagggagggaaagagagggagagtgggaggggaggaaaagagagagagggagggaaagtaggagaggagagtgggagagagttgGTGTAAGAGGGTAGAGGGAACAACCAAATCTCTACCAAATCACAACCATACCACAACCAAACCAAAAACACATATGAAAACAGCATTAAAAcatcccacacccacccacccacccacacacacacacacacacacactcacattagcGAAGTTTCTGAAGAGGTGGATGGGTAGCTGCGGGGTCAAGAACACTAAGGTCAGATAGGCAGCCACGGAGACCACGAAAAAGGGCACCCCGTTAGCCTTGTACCGCGGGGTGTAGCCGAACGATGTCTCCGGCCCGTAGAAGTCCTCACCTGGCACCTGTAGGGGTTAATTAGGcacaggtgtgaagggggaaggtaggagagaagggaaggttgaatgaggagaggaggagaaaggttgacgaaaaaggaaaggaaggagaatataaaatgaggagagaggagagggagagaaagattgacgaaaaaggaaaggaaggaagaagaagggaaggagaatatagaatgcggagagaggagagggagagaaagaatggcgaaaaaggaaaggaaggaagaagaagggaaggagaatatagaatgaggagagaggaaaggaagagaaagattgacgaaagaggaaaggaagggaattaaataagagaaagaaaagaatgaagagaaaaagcagaaagaattaagaaaagaaagagggaacgatagaagaaagcaaggagaatagaggaaaggaagagaaaaaaaagacaaaagaggaaaggaagagaattaattaagacgaagaaaagaaaaagaaagaagaggaagaaggaagaaagaattaagaaaagaaagaggaacagtagaaaggaaggagaataaggagaagagaggaaaaggaagaggaagaatgtcgaaagaggaaaggaaggaagagaattaattaagacgaagaaaagaacaagaaagaagaggaagaaggaagaaagaattaagaaaagaaagaggaacagtagaaaggaaggagaataaggagaagagaggaaaggaagagaaagaatgtcgaaagaggaaaggaagggaattaattAAGATAAGGGGGAGAAGCAAACAAGCACCCCGGCCATTAGCACCCCAGAGCGTC includes the following:
- the LOC126983770 gene encoding uncharacterized protein LOC126983770; the protein is MTSPYDLLRYYIGPPLIILGATGGVQVLAWLGGDSSSLPLSPWGNGASWGAVGVTLLWGLASLWVPGEDFYGPETSFGYTPRYKANGVPFFVVSVAAYLTLVFLTPQLPIHLFRNFANIIASCNLLALLLCVFLLVKGKQWPGSREKIKPKPLIYEFYRGIELHPRILGVDVKQLTNCRFGLLAWELLVITFFLAGWERNGFSLPHLVSTLLQTVYLAKFYWWETGYFNTLDIILDRAGYYICWGCLAFVPSLYTFASYYLVANPPVMSTWGAVGTLILGLTSISLNYRVDWEKEYFKASNGRCALWGTPASCIEAKYETKQGVRRSKLLTSGFWGLARHLNYTFELLLALSWCLPGLGRGLLPFIYFIFLTILLVHRVFRDEEKCAVKYGTAWVEYCQKVPYRMLPGVF